From the genome of Solanum pennellii chromosome 6, SPENNV200:
CTGCTTTCTCAGCGATTTTTcgttttgataaaaaaatattttcatataccgttttgaaaaatttgttaacatttttcacCCTTTGCTCCGGACTCCATTTTAATGGCgtgtttcttgagtttgagTTATACCTTAACTCATACTCtttaagagaaagagagagtTTATTACAGTCACTACTGAAGTGCGTTTCTCAAACNtaaaaaaaattatataaatcgCTGCAATTGTAGcgatttgtttttaattttttttttttaaaaaaatgcaaatgTACAAATCGCTGCTGTAGCAGCGATTTTTCAAAACTCCGGCGGACAAAATCGCTGCTTCCTTAGTGATTTTACtgttttagtaaaaaaataattttatataccattttgaaaattttgttaacatttttcaccctttaggctccggactacATTAAAATGGATGGCCTACAGCTTGTCAATACACATATCAAATTCTTAGTTTTTGATTTCTCAGTCTCAAATCAATTCCCACTAATCCATCATTTTTTTCTCGCAAGGGTAGACTCCTCTTGCGCACATAGACATTAGGTATCGTTTTAAGCAGAGATTTTAAACCCATTAGATTCATTAAATTCGACGttgatgatattattttatcctttaaagtactaaattagatattattttattttaaaaaaaaaaaaaatttcccacTCCGCCTAACCTTTcgcttttaaattttttcccattttatgttagatatatacatattgaaaataattttacataCCGCCGCAAgactctttttaaaataaaatttttattatattatatttggtaCTCTAGTagaaaaaaatcctaaaaatataTGCACATATCTATTTTGGATAGTATTTTTataatcttataatttttaattaatattaatagtttattaaTATGAGCATGCATGACTCAACAGACACAAGGTACATTTGATAACATACAAATACTAATTCCTTATTGCAAACTgaaattcatgataaaaatCCAATATTATCATAGAAAAATCTCTGAAATAATTGGAGTTAATGTCTTCTAATTCAGTCttcattattcatatatattatttttgccCTCTAGCCACTCTTCCAATTCAATCTTcattattcatattatcatatctTCTTGCCCTCTAACCAGCGAGAGTAGAACGCCAACGCCTCTCGTGGTTTGTACTCTGGCACGGTGTGTCCAGCTCCCTGAACATATCCGAAATCAATTTAGATCaaagaaaggaaaaacaaaaacagaaaattgAATGTTTTTCTTGATATGAACATACCTTAACAGTCATAAAAATGAGGTTGTTGGCATAACCTTGTATGAAACTGCACAAAAGATTAAGCATTTGAAATGGATATTGCAGAATTGCAACAGTACTAGTTAAACATAAAGAGGATTTAGAAGGTGAAAACGCAAACATACCCTGCAACTTGTTCATTCACATACCAAGGCCTCCATTCATCCACGATCGGATATCCAAGAGATCTTGTCCATAGTGCTGAACCAGTGTATGGTACACACATATCGTGATCCCCACTGCAACAAACCAGAAATGAACATAATTTTTCTGGTTATAACATCAAAAAGTTCTCAGATAATTTGTGTTTGATCAGGTACATGTTCACTAACAACATTTTCCTTAGGCAGAGTATAGTGGAAGAACATGTTATAGTTACTttgatagagaaaatatcacatcaaaattcaagttttgaaGTTAGAGACTTAGTAATCTATTGAACCTGTATATGACTGCTCGATAGCCCCGAGCTGTGAGATTTTTGTGATACGGAATCATGCTTCCAGAATCAtgatacataattattttgtcAGTGCATAGCTCCCAGGGACCTATCACAGTTGTCTGTTCTGCATGAATAGCTTTACGAACATCTGCATTGTTGAGCCACACAGTAGCAACACGATCATCCTGCATATTTTCATTTCAGATAATGTGTCTGTTCAAGATTAAACCACCATGATTCTAAAAGAGGGAACAATATAAGCTTGAAAGAGCTTAAAATTTACAACAGCTGAACTTAAAAGTGCATAAGAATGCTTAAAAGGTAAAACAGTATGCATAGGTAGAGCAATGGACATGATGTTTTGATGTAAAATTAGTTAAACGGATAACCATTAGAGAACAAACAAAAGATGAAGAGTGAGTTACAGTGCAAGGGACTGCTACACCATTGAGAATCTCCGGCCAAGTTGGGACACGTCCCTCTTTTACTGGAGCTTTAAAAGGCCATGCACGGCCAAACATCCTTTTTCTGACAGGAAGAGGCCTTTCTGTTTCGCCTAGTTTACGAAAGCTCATAGGCAATCTTGAGCTATTAGTGGTAATTAAACTAGGTTCTTTGCTGTGGTAACACGGTTCTAGAATGTCATAGATGTTTATATCACTAAGTACCTGCAATAGGCAAAAAGGTGGATTTGGGTCAATAAAGGCTAAAGCAGAACAATGAATTGTTGTCTTGACAAAATGACAACACCTTACCAGATCAATTTTCTGAAATATCTTTATACATTCCTCTCGCGATGGTTCGTAGAAATTTCCATTGCATGCAGCATTAACTTCCTGAGCATGAAAACAGAATAATCAGAGAACAGTTGTGACATCTTTTTTGGCGGATTAAAATTGACAACTATCTTCAGGCAATTTCATCTATGTTTGATAAACCTTCTCATATATATCATAAGCTAGTAAGGCTCCAATATGTGTTATGCTACAATAAGTTGGAACATGTCAAATGATTCAAGCAATAAACTTAAACAAGAAGAAGCAAATACCTCGAATAATTGATCTGAAATGAGGCCCATACCATGTTGAAATCCAATTAGAGCATTACCGTCTGTGTAGTCATCTGTCGCTCCATTTCCCACCATGTAACCCTGTCCGCAATAGAACGTAAAGAGTTTACAGCCTATACAACTAGTTAACACGTGAAAATCTTCAAACGTATTATACCTCAAAGTTGATATCAGGCTTTACTCCAGCATCAATACCTAAAAGACAGGTATCAGAAGGTAAGTTTGTCTATCCCCTGCCCTAGCAGTAGCAACAACCAATACATGATTACCTTTTACTACTTCAGAAGCCAGAGTTGGTACGTATATTCCAGCATAAGACTCTCCAGATATGTAAAATGGGTTCATGAGGAACTCTGGATAGATCTCAAACCactaaagagagagagagagagcatcATTTAGTTGAACCACGAACGAGTTAGAAGgacaaagaaataaatgaattttactATACAGAACAACTATAAAACTTAGAACTATAAGCTGCTCACGTTGTAGTAGGTTGATTGCTAGCGTAAAACTAGTAAATTTAAGTATGGACTCAAGTTTATGTAGTTACCTTGAGGAGAAATGTGTGGCTATCAGATGCAGTCTTTAAGTCTCCTGTCACGTAGTCAGATTTATTGTTCGAGTAAGACAATCCAATGCCAACAGGAGAGTCCAGATATATTATATTGGAAACCTGGAAGAATCAAATCATAATGAGTGGCTAATGAAATGTAAGTATATGATAAAAGTAGAATCAACACAAATAATAACCTTGGACCAACTGTATGGATTGTTATGCAGAGAAGGCAGGCTACCACTTGGCtctccaaaatcaaaattaaaaggcCCTGCAATGTAAACAAGTACCCTTCcttgttacaaaaaaaaaactagtaaaTGCATCTCTATGGACTACATTTTTCAATTcacatcttttaattttaaccATCGCCATGTAAGCAGGGTTAGGGATGTAGACAGTTTACTATGATACAAACATTAGTGTCTGCTTCCACAAAAATGGAACTACTAACAAGAAGAATAAGGAAGGTTATCAACTACAACGTGTCAGTGCGTAGCCATATAGTGTCAAGGGTGTCCAACACCCTTCATCGGAAAAAAATAGCATATATACAAGTAACATGATAtacaaaatgattaaataacctattttggacacccttaaCATAACAAATTGCTATTTTTGGACACCCTTTAAGAAATTTCTGGCTCCGTCACTGGGAAAATACACTTATATCGTGAACATTAATCAAACGCGCTGTTAGTCCTAGCTCACTCTATGTCAAAAGGGGATCTTTATCTACTATATATACGTAAAAAAGATTCAACCTTGTATGTAAAATGCAATTTTCCGACAAAGGGGTTATTACCTACCATGCTCATAGACAAATCCATCGAAGCTTGAACAACCAGGTCCACCATTAAGCCAAAGAACAACTGGATCATTTGATGGGTCTCTTTCAGATTCAACAAAGTAGTAATACAAATTCTTGCCATGACTTTCATCTATATTAACATACCTGAAACCCCATTTTCAAGAAACATtcagaaaaatacaaaaatcaatataaa
Proteins encoded in this window:
- the LOC107023582 gene encoding serine carboxypeptidase 1-like isoform X2, which encodes MIQLFFGLMVDLVVQASMDLSMSMVGPFNFDFGEPSGSLPSLHNNPYSWSKVSNIIYLDSPVGIGLSYSNNKSDYVTGDLKTASDSHTFLLKWFEIYPEFLMNPFYISGESYAGIYVPTLASEVVKGIDAGVKPDINFEGYMVGNGATDDYTDGNALIGFQHGMGLISDQLFEEVNAACNGNFYEPSREECIKIFQKIDLVLSDINIYDILEPCYHSKEPSLITTNSSRLPMSFRKLGETERPLPVRKRMFGRAWPFKAPVKEGRVPTWPEILNGVAVPCTDDRVATVWLNNADVRKAIHAEQTTVIGPWELCTDKIIMYHDSGSMIPYHKNLTARGYRAVIYSGDHDMCVPYTGSALWTRSLGYPIVDEWRPWYVNEQVAGFIQGYANNLIFMTVKGAGHTVPEYKPREALAFYSRWLEGKKI
- the LOC107023582 gene encoding serine carboxypeptidase-like 20 isoform X1, which encodes MAKKNYVLHYNLLLISLLAFLFLLTEGAPQSALVTQLPGFNGTFNSKHYAGYVNIDESHGKNLYYYFVESERDPSNDPVVLWLNGGPGCSSFDGFVYEHGPFNFDFGEPSGSLPSLHNNPYSWSKVSNIIYLDSPVGIGLSYSNNKSDYVTGDLKTASDSHTFLLKWFEIYPEFLMNPFYISGESYAGIYVPTLASEVVKGIDAGVKPDINFEGYMVGNGATDDYTDGNALIGFQHGMGLISDQLFEEVNAACNGNFYEPSREECIKIFQKIDLVLSDINIYDILEPCYHSKEPSLITTNSSRLPMSFRKLGETERPLPVRKRMFGRAWPFKAPVKEGRVPTWPEILNGVAVPCTDDRVATVWLNNADVRKAIHAEQTTVIGPWELCTDKIIMYHDSGSMIPYHKNLTARGYRAVIYSGDHDMCVPYTGSALWTRSLGYPIVDEWRPWYVNEQVAGFIQGYANNLIFMTVKGAGHTVPEYKPREALAFYSRWLEGKKI